One segment of Panicum virgatum strain AP13 chromosome 3K, P.virgatum_v5, whole genome shotgun sequence DNA contains the following:
- the LOC120697149 gene encoding methionine S-methyltransferase-like isoform X2, with translation MAAPGGEDKDVDAFLADCTPSGDAAYGAAKAVLERLHAPATRPAARRLLGAVRRRFAADPAAGEDCFRTFHFRIHDVLLDPHVQGFQQRRKLTMMEIPSIFIPEDWSFTFYEGLNRHPDSIFRDKTVAELGCGNGWISIALAEKWSPLKVYGLDINPRAVKIAWINLYLNAFDDDGLPIYDSEGKTLLDRVEFHESDLLSYCRNNKIELDRIVGCIPQILNPNPEAMSKIITENSSEEFLYSLSNYCALQGFVEDQFGLGLIARAVEEGIAVIKPSGIMVFNMGGRPGQGVCQRLFERRGFRITKLWQTKIMQAADTDISALVEIEKNSRHRFEFFMDLVGDQPICARTAWAYMKSGGRISHALSVYSCQLRQPNQVKKIFEFLKDGFHEVSSSLDLSFDDDSVADEKIPFLAYLASFLKENKSNPCEPPAGCLNFRKLVAGFMKSYHHIPLTPDNVVVFPSRAVAIENALQLFSPALAIVDEHLTRHLPKQWLTSLAIEGRAESNHAEGTVTVIEAPRQSDLLIELIRKLKPQVVVTGMAQFEAITSAAFENLLNATKDVGSRLFLDISEHLELSSLPSSNGVLKYLAGKTLPSHAAILCGLVKNQVYSDLEVAFAISEDAAVYKALSQTIELLEGHTSLISQHYYGCLFHELLAFQIADRHPQQERQPAEVIPQQMIGFCDPAMSILKAAEFFVPDSNESSVIHMDLDRSFLPVPSAVNASVFKSFVRQNITDSETNVHSSIQQLVQDSYGLSVDGCSEIIYGNTSLALFNKLVLCCMQEQGTLLFPLGTNGNYISAAKFMNASTLTIPTTFGSGFKIEPKVLSDTLKNVSRPWVYISGPTINPTGFLYSDSDIQELLCVCAEYGARVVIDTSFSGLEYQTDGWSRWNLEGCLSSLKSSKPSFSVVLLGELSFQLIASGHDFGFVILSDSSLADTFHSFPSLSRPHSTLKYTFKKLLGLKNQKDQHFSDLMVEQQEELKSRSNHLIKTLQSCGWDVASGCGGISMLAKPTAYIGKHFKADGFEGKLDASNIREAILRATGLCINSSSWTGIPDYCRFSFALESSEFERAMGCITRFKELVFGGDAQAQMNGN, from the exons ATGGCGGCGCCAGGGGGCGAGGACAAGGACGTCGATGCCTTCCTGGCGGACTGCACGCCCTCGGGCGACGCCGCGTACGGCGCCGCCAAGGCCGTGCTCGAGCGCCTCCACGCCCCCGccacccgccccgccgcgcgccgccttctcggcgccgtccgccggcggttcgccgccgaccccgccgcGGGGGAGGACTGCTTCCGCACCTTCCACTTCCGCATCCacgacgtcctcctcgacccacaCGTACAAG GTTTCCAACAAAGGAGGAAGCTGACAATGATGGAGATACCTAGCATCTTCATTCCTGAAGATTGGTCCTTCACTTTCTATGAGGGCCTCAATCGGCATCCGGATTCCATTTTTAGGGATAAGACTGTAGCAGAGCTGGGATGTGGTAACGGTTGGATTTCCATTGCTCTTGCAGAAAAGTGGTCTCCTTTGAAG GTCTATGGCTTGGATATAAACCCAAGAGCTGTGAAGATTGCGTGGATAAACCTGTACTTGAATGCATTCGATGATGATGGTCTCCCAATCTATGACAGCGAGGGGAAAACATTGCTTGATAGAGTTGAATTCCATGAATCTGATCTTCTTTCTTACTGTAGAAACAACAAGATAGAGCTTGATCGCATTGTTGGATGCATACCACAG ATCCTTAACCCAAATCCAGAGGCAATGTCAAAGATTATAACCGAAAATTCAAGTGAGGAATTTTTGTACTCCTTGAGTAACTACTGTGCACTTCAG GGTTTCGTTGAAGATCAATTCGGACTTGGGTTGATTGCACGGGCAGTTGAAGAAGGGATAGCTGTCATAAAGCCTTCAGGTATTATGGTATTCAACATGGGAGGTCGACCAGGACAGGGTGTCTGTCAACGTCTATTTGAACGCCGGGGATTTCGTATCACAAAGCTCTGGCAAACCAAAATTATGCAG GCTGCTGACACAGATATTTCAGCTCTAGTTGAAATTGAGAAAAATAGCAGACATCGCTTCGAGTTCTTCATGGATCTTGTTGGGGATCAGCCTATATGTGCTCGCACTGCTTGGGCATATATGAAATCAGGTGGCCGCATTTCACATGCTTTGTCTGTGTATAGCTGCCAACTTCGCCAGCCCAACCAG gtgaaaaaaatatttgagtTTCTCAAAGATGGATTTCATGAAGTCAGCAGTTCCCTTGATTTATCCTTTGACGACGACTCCGTTGCTGATGAAAAAATTCCCTTCCTAGCATACCTAGCTagttttttgaaagagaataaGTCCAATCCCTGTGAGCCACCGGCTGGATGTCTAAATTTTCGGAAACTTGTTGCCGGATTTATGAAGAGCTACCACCACATTCCTCTAACTCCTGAT AATGTTGTTGTGTTCCCTTCTCGTGCTGTGGCAATAGAAAATGCTCTTCAATTGTTCTCTCCGGCACTTGCAATTGTTGACGAACATTTGACCAGACATTTGCCCAAGCAGTGGTTAACATCTTTAGCAATTGAG GGAAGAGCAGAAAGTAACCATGCTGAAGGTACAGTCACTGTGATTGAGGCACCACGCCAGTCAGATTTGCTGATTGAGTTGATCAGGAAGCTGAAGCCTCAGGTTGTTGTTACTGGGATGGCTCAATTTGAGGCTATCACTAGTGCCGCTTTTGAGAACTTACTAAATGCAACAAAAGATGTTGGTTCCCGGTTATTCCTGGATATTTCAGAACATTTGGAGTTGTCTAGTCTGCCAAGCTCTAATGGTGTCTTGAAATATCTTGCCGGAAAGACCCTACCTTCCCATGCAGCCATACTGTGCGGTTTAGTAAAGAACCAG GTTTATTCAGATCTGGAAGTTGCTTTTGCCATATCTGAAGATGCAGCTGTATATAAAGCATTATCACAAACTATTGAGCTATTGGAAGGTCACACTTCCCTGATCAGCCAGCACTATTATGGCTGCCTCTTCCATGAGCTTCTGGCATTTCAAATTGCTGATCGGCATCCACAACAAGAG AGGCAACCTGCAGAAGTGATACCTCAGCAGATGATAGGATTTTGTGATCCAGCTATGTCTATCCTAAAGGCAGCTGAATTTTTCGTTCCTGATTCAAATGAATCCAGTGTCATTCATATGGATTTAGATCGCAGCTTTCTGCCAGTGCCTTCTGCAGTGAATGCCTCTGTTTTCAAGAGTTTTGTCAGGCAAAACATAACTGATTCTGAGACCAATGTCCATTCCAGCATCCAGCAGCTGGTGCAAGATAGCTATGGTTTATCTGTAGATGGTTGTTCTGAAATTATCTATGGCAATACCTCTCTTGCACTCTTCAATAAGCTTGTTCTTTGCTGCATGCAAGAACAAGGCACCTTGCTTTTTCCCTTGGGCACCAATGGCAATTACATTTCTGCAGCAAAGTTTATGAACGCAAGCACTTTAACTATACCGACAACTTTTGGTTCAGGATTCAAGATTGAGCCAAAGGTTTTATCTGACACTCTTAAGAACGTATCTCGGCCATGGGTGTATATTTCTGGCCCGACGATCAACCCTACTGGTTTTCTATACAGTGACAGTGACATTCAAGAGCTGCTATGTGTCTGCGCTGAATATGGAGCTAGGGTAGTGATAGATACCTCCTTCTCAGGCCTGGAGTACCAAACGGATGGCTGGAGTCGATGGAATCTGGAAGGATGTCTTTCttctttgaaaagttcaaagccATCGTTCTCTGTAGTCCTGCTGGGAGAGCTGTCCTTTCAGCTGATCGCATCAGGGCATGACTTtgggtttgtgattttgagcgACTCATCCTTGGCTGACACATTTCATAGTTTCCCTAGCTTGAGTCGGCCGCACAGCACATTGAAGTACACTTTCAAGAAGCTACTTGGCCTGAAGAACCAGAAGGATCAGCATTTCTCCGATCTAAtggtggagcagcaggaggagctgAAGAGTCGTTCCAACCACTTAATTAAG ACGCTGCAAAGCTGTGGCTGGGACGTTGCCAGCGGTTGCGGTGGTATCTCGATGCTGGCGAAGCCGACTGCCTACATAGGGAAGCACTTCAAAGCTGATGGCTTTGAGGGCAAGCTGGATGCGAGCAACATCAGGGAAGCCATCCTCAGGGCCACGGGGCTGTGCATAAACAGCAGCTCCTGGACCGGGATACCCGACTACTGCCGGTTCAGTTTTGCGCTGGAGAGCAGCGAATTTGAGCGCGCGATGGGATGCATAACTCGGTTCAAGGAGTTGGTTTTTGGAGGCGATGCCCAGGCTCAGATGAACGGTAACTGA
- the LOC120697149 gene encoding methionine S-methyltransferase-like isoform X1 — MGSVGVEEDAKAAVEAFLQRCAPSGDAAYAELRALLARLHDPATRRQERVFLAALRRRQQSSSPDDRQDFFRRFGFRIQELLLHDNAVAASAFRSAAAASPGFQQRRKLTMMEIPSIFIPEDWSFTFYEGLNRHPDSIFRDKTVAELGCGNGWISIALAEKWSPLKVYGLDINPRAVKIAWINLYLNAFDDDGLPIYDSEGKTLLDRVEFHESDLLSYCRNNKIELDRIVGCIPQILNPNPEAMSKIITENSSEEFLYSLSNYCALQGFVEDQFGLGLIARAVEEGIAVIKPSGIMVFNMGGRPGQGVCQRLFERRGFRITKLWQTKIMQAADTDISALVEIEKNSRHRFEFFMDLVGDQPICARTAWAYMKSGGRISHALSVYSCQLRQPNQVKKIFEFLKDGFHEVSSSLDLSFDDDSVADEKIPFLAYLASFLKENKSNPCEPPAGCLNFRKLVAGFMKSYHHIPLTPDNVVVFPSRAVAIENALQLFSPALAIVDEHLTRHLPKQWLTSLAIEGRAESNHAEGTVTVIEAPRQSDLLIELIRKLKPQVVVTGMAQFEAITSAAFENLLNATKDVGSRLFLDISEHLELSSLPSSNGVLKYLAGKTLPSHAAILCGLVKNQVYSDLEVAFAISEDAAVYKALSQTIELLEGHTSLISQHYYGCLFHELLAFQIADRHPQQERQPAEVIPQQMIGFCDPAMSILKAAEFFVPDSNESSVIHMDLDRSFLPVPSAVNASVFKSFVRQNITDSETNVHSSIQQLVQDSYGLSVDGCSEIIYGNTSLALFNKLVLCCMQEQGTLLFPLGTNGNYISAAKFMNASTLTIPTTFGSGFKIEPKVLSDTLKNVSRPWVYISGPTINPTGFLYSDSDIQELLCVCAEYGARVVIDTSFSGLEYQTDGWSRWNLEGCLSSLKSSKPSFSVVLLGELSFQLIASGHDFGFVILSDSSLADTFHSFPSLSRPHSTLKYTFKKLLGLKNQKDQHFSDLMVEQQEELKSRSNHLIKTLQSCGWDVASGCGGISMLAKPTAYIGKHFKADGFEGKLDASNIREAILRATGLCINSSSWTGIPDYCRFSFALESSEFERAMGCITRFKELVFGGDAQAQMNGN, encoded by the exons atgggCAGCGTGGGCGTGGAGGAGGATGCCAAGGCCGCCGTGGAGGCCTTCCTCCAGCGGTGCGCGCCCTCCGGCGACGCCGCCTACGCCGAGCTCAGGGCCCTGCTCGCGCGCCTCCATGACCCCGCCACCAGGCGCCAGGAGCGCGTcttcctcgccgcgctccgccgccggcagcaaTCGTCGTCGCCGGACGATCGCCAGGACTTCTTCCGGCGGTTCGGCTTCCGCATCCAGGAGCTGCTCCTGCACGacaacgccgtcgccgcctccgccttccgctccgccgccgccgcctcaccaG GTTTCCAACAAAGGAGGAAGCTGACAATGATGGAGATACCTAGCATCTTCATTCCTGAAGATTGGTCCTTCACTTTCTATGAGGGCCTCAATCGGCATCCGGATTCCATTTTTAGGGATAAGACTGTAGCAGAGCTGGGATGTGGTAACGGTTGGATTTCCATTGCTCTTGCAGAAAAGTGGTCTCCTTTGAAG GTCTATGGCTTGGATATAAACCCAAGAGCTGTGAAGATTGCGTGGATAAACCTGTACTTGAATGCATTCGATGATGATGGTCTCCCAATCTATGACAGCGAGGGGAAAACATTGCTTGATAGAGTTGAATTCCATGAATCTGATCTTCTTTCTTACTGTAGAAACAACAAGATAGAGCTTGATCGCATTGTTGGATGCATACCACAG ATCCTTAACCCAAATCCAGAGGCAATGTCAAAGATTATAACCGAAAATTCAAGTGAGGAATTTTTGTACTCCTTGAGTAACTACTGTGCACTTCAG GGTTTCGTTGAAGATCAATTCGGACTTGGGTTGATTGCACGGGCAGTTGAAGAAGGGATAGCTGTCATAAAGCCTTCAGGTATTATGGTATTCAACATGGGAGGTCGACCAGGACAGGGTGTCTGTCAACGTCTATTTGAACGCCGGGGATTTCGTATCACAAAGCTCTGGCAAACCAAAATTATGCAG GCTGCTGACACAGATATTTCAGCTCTAGTTGAAATTGAGAAAAATAGCAGACATCGCTTCGAGTTCTTCATGGATCTTGTTGGGGATCAGCCTATATGTGCTCGCACTGCTTGGGCATATATGAAATCAGGTGGCCGCATTTCACATGCTTTGTCTGTGTATAGCTGCCAACTTCGCCAGCCCAACCAG gtgaaaaaaatatttgagtTTCTCAAAGATGGATTTCATGAAGTCAGCAGTTCCCTTGATTTATCCTTTGACGACGACTCCGTTGCTGATGAAAAAATTCCCTTCCTAGCATACCTAGCTagttttttgaaagagaataaGTCCAATCCCTGTGAGCCACCGGCTGGATGTCTAAATTTTCGGAAACTTGTTGCCGGATTTATGAAGAGCTACCACCACATTCCTCTAACTCCTGAT AATGTTGTTGTGTTCCCTTCTCGTGCTGTGGCAATAGAAAATGCTCTTCAATTGTTCTCTCCGGCACTTGCAATTGTTGACGAACATTTGACCAGACATTTGCCCAAGCAGTGGTTAACATCTTTAGCAATTGAG GGAAGAGCAGAAAGTAACCATGCTGAAGGTACAGTCACTGTGATTGAGGCACCACGCCAGTCAGATTTGCTGATTGAGTTGATCAGGAAGCTGAAGCCTCAGGTTGTTGTTACTGGGATGGCTCAATTTGAGGCTATCACTAGTGCCGCTTTTGAGAACTTACTAAATGCAACAAAAGATGTTGGTTCCCGGTTATTCCTGGATATTTCAGAACATTTGGAGTTGTCTAGTCTGCCAAGCTCTAATGGTGTCTTGAAATATCTTGCCGGAAAGACCCTACCTTCCCATGCAGCCATACTGTGCGGTTTAGTAAAGAACCAG GTTTATTCAGATCTGGAAGTTGCTTTTGCCATATCTGAAGATGCAGCTGTATATAAAGCATTATCACAAACTATTGAGCTATTGGAAGGTCACACTTCCCTGATCAGCCAGCACTATTATGGCTGCCTCTTCCATGAGCTTCTGGCATTTCAAATTGCTGATCGGCATCCACAACAAGAG AGGCAACCTGCAGAAGTGATACCTCAGCAGATGATAGGATTTTGTGATCCAGCTATGTCTATCCTAAAGGCAGCTGAATTTTTCGTTCCTGATTCAAATGAATCCAGTGTCATTCATATGGATTTAGATCGCAGCTTTCTGCCAGTGCCTTCTGCAGTGAATGCCTCTGTTTTCAAGAGTTTTGTCAGGCAAAACATAACTGATTCTGAGACCAATGTCCATTCCAGCATCCAGCAGCTGGTGCAAGATAGCTATGGTTTATCTGTAGATGGTTGTTCTGAAATTATCTATGGCAATACCTCTCTTGCACTCTTCAATAAGCTTGTTCTTTGCTGCATGCAAGAACAAGGCACCTTGCTTTTTCCCTTGGGCACCAATGGCAATTACATTTCTGCAGCAAAGTTTATGAACGCAAGCACTTTAACTATACCGACAACTTTTGGTTCAGGATTCAAGATTGAGCCAAAGGTTTTATCTGACACTCTTAAGAACGTATCTCGGCCATGGGTGTATATTTCTGGCCCGACGATCAACCCTACTGGTTTTCTATACAGTGACAGTGACATTCAAGAGCTGCTATGTGTCTGCGCTGAATATGGAGCTAGGGTAGTGATAGATACCTCCTTCTCAGGCCTGGAGTACCAAACGGATGGCTGGAGTCGATGGAATCTGGAAGGATGTCTTTCttctttgaaaagttcaaagccATCGTTCTCTGTAGTCCTGCTGGGAGAGCTGTCCTTTCAGCTGATCGCATCAGGGCATGACTTtgggtttgtgattttgagcgACTCATCCTTGGCTGACACATTTCATAGTTTCCCTAGCTTGAGTCGGCCGCACAGCACATTGAAGTACACTTTCAAGAAGCTACTTGGCCTGAAGAACCAGAAGGATCAGCATTTCTCCGATCTAAtggtggagcagcaggaggagctgAAGAGTCGTTCCAACCACTTAATTAAG ACGCTGCAAAGCTGTGGCTGGGACGTTGCCAGCGGTTGCGGTGGTATCTCGATGCTGGCGAAGCCGACTGCCTACATAGGGAAGCACTTCAAAGCTGATGGCTTTGAGGGCAAGCTGGATGCGAGCAACATCAGGGAAGCCATCCTCAGGGCCACGGGGCTGTGCATAAACAGCAGCTCCTGGACCGGGATACCCGACTACTGCCGGTTCAGTTTTGCGCTGGAGAGCAGCGAATTTGAGCGCGCGATGGGATGCATAACTCGGTTCAAGGAGTTGGTTTTTGGAGGCGATGCCCAGGCTCAGATGAACGGTAACTGA